Proteins found in one Fervidobacterium sp. genomic segment:
- the hcp gene encoding hydroxylamine reductase: MALNMFCYQCSQAMNGEGCTVTGVCGKDPIVAKLQDNLVYILKGISAYYYHARELGYHDEEIAAYLGRGLYSTLTNVNFDAEDFVRIALEAGMMNLKVMQLLKKAHIETYGEPTPVEVDTGTKKGHAIIVTGHNLKALEELLKQVEGTDVYVYTHSEMLPAHGYPGLRKYKNLAGNLGKAWFDQRELFENYPAAILGTTNCVLIPKGSYKDRMFTTSIAKLPGVKHIDGYDYSEVIDKAKSLPKLPEKPGDYKLVTGYSTQVVKSLAEKIKQLVEAGKIRHFFVVGGCDTPTKRGNYYREFVQKLPKDTIVITLACGKFRINDLQLGEIEGIPRLIDVGQCNDTIVALEIALALAETFKIKVTELPLTLVLTWMEQKAVAILWTLLALGLKGIYIGPVLPAWVNKDILDVLVEKYKLKLIKAPEEDIKEILKI; encoded by the coding sequence ATGGCACTTAACATGTTTTGTTATCAGTGTTCCCAAGCAATGAATGGTGAAGGGTGCACTGTTACTGGTGTATGTGGAAAAGATCCAATAGTAGCTAAGCTTCAGGATAACTTAGTGTACATCCTTAAGGGTATTTCAGCATATTACTATCATGCAAGAGAACTTGGATACCACGATGAGGAAATAGCAGCGTATCTTGGAAGAGGACTTTACTCAACGCTTACAAATGTGAATTTCGATGCGGAAGATTTTGTGAGGATAGCGCTTGAAGCTGGTATGATGAATCTTAAGGTTATGCAACTTCTCAAAAAGGCTCATATAGAAACTTACGGTGAACCTACTCCTGTGGAGGTAGATACTGGAACAAAGAAAGGGCATGCTATTATAGTTACTGGTCACAACCTTAAAGCGCTTGAAGAGTTGCTTAAACAAGTTGAAGGAACAGATGTTTACGTGTACACCCATTCAGAGATGCTACCAGCTCATGGTTATCCAGGATTGAGGAAATACAAAAACTTGGCTGGTAATCTTGGAAAGGCGTGGTTTGATCAACGAGAGCTCTTTGAAAACTATCCTGCCGCAATCCTTGGAACAACTAACTGTGTGCTGATACCAAAAGGATCATACAAAGATAGAATGTTTACAACGTCGATTGCAAAATTACCCGGTGTGAAACATATAGATGGATACGACTACTCTGAAGTTATCGATAAGGCAAAATCTCTTCCAAAGTTACCGGAAAAGCCGGGAGATTATAAACTAGTGACAGGGTACTCCACTCAGGTAGTTAAATCACTAGCTGAAAAGATAAAACAGCTTGTCGAAGCAGGGAAGATTAGACATTTCTTTGTTGTTGGTGGTTGCGATACACCAACAAAACGAGGGAACTACTACAGAGAGTTTGTTCAGAAATTACCAAAAGACACAATAGTGATAACATTAGCCTGCGGAAAGTTCAGAATAAATGATTTGCAGCTTGGTGAGATCGAAGGAATTCCGAGATTAATAGATGTCGGTCAATGCAACGATACGATTGTCGCACTTGAAATTGCTCTGGCACTTGCCGAAACATTTAAAATTAAAGTCACAGAACTTCCTCTAACCCTTGTATTAACGTGGATGGAGCAGAAAGCAGTTGCTATTTTGTGGACATTACTTGCTCTTGGATTAAAAGGAATTTACATAGGACCTGTATTACCGGCATGGGTTAATAAAGATATACTCGATGTGCTTGTTGAAAAATACAAGTTAAAGTTGATAAAAGCACCAGAAGAAGATATTAAAGAAATTTTAAAAATATAA